A window of the Chloroflexus sp. Y-396-1 genome harbors these coding sequences:
- the argC gene encoding N-acetyl-gamma-glutamyl-phosphate reductase produces MARVGIYGATGYTGIELIKVLARHPGVEIGFATARSAAGQLLSEVFPIISDLRLAAVDEVDPATVDLFFTCLPHNTPELIPIVQRALAAGAKVVDFSDTFRISDPQVYAARRGKEHPAPELLAQAVYGLPELHRERIRQARLVANTGCYPLTVILPLAPLVRADLLADSTVIVDSKSGVSGAGRSLALKTHFGETHETFSAYNVGRAHRHLAEMEQETGLHIIFAPHLLPVFRGILSTIYVNLKPDVDDATLAAVFADTYRHEPFVHVLPAGRLPELRHVQHTNYLVIGHQMVEPGRAILVAVVDNLGKGAAGQAVQNMNLMLGFPETMGLV; encoded by the coding sequence ATGGCCCGTGTCGGTATTTATGGCGCAACCGGGTATACCGGGATTGAGCTGATCAAAGTGCTCGCCCGGCATCCAGGGGTTGAGATCGGCTTTGCAACCGCCCGCTCGGCAGCCGGGCAGCTTCTGAGCGAGGTGTTCCCGATCATCAGCGATCTGCGGCTGGCAGCAGTCGATGAGGTCGATCCGGCAACGGTTGACCTTTTTTTTACCTGTCTTCCCCATAATACCCCTGAGTTGATCCCGATCGTCCAACGTGCTCTCGCTGCAGGCGCAAAGGTGGTTGATTTTTCAGACACGTTTCGCATTAGTGACCCGCAGGTCTATGCGGCGCGGCGTGGAAAGGAACATCCGGCACCAGAGCTGCTTGCCCAGGCGGTATACGGATTGCCAGAGCTACACCGTGAGCGGATTCGGCAGGCGCGATTAGTTGCCAATACCGGCTGTTACCCGTTGACCGTCATTTTACCGCTGGCACCGTTGGTACGCGCCGATCTGCTTGCCGACTCGACGGTTATTGTCGATAGTAAGTCGGGGGTTTCTGGCGCCGGTCGCTCGCTGGCGTTGAAGACACATTTCGGCGAGACACACGAAACGTTTAGCGCCTACAATGTTGGGCGCGCGCATCGGCATCTGGCCGAGATGGAGCAGGAGACCGGTTTGCACATTATCTTTGCACCCCATTTACTGCCGGTTTTCCGTGGTATCCTCTCGACTATTTATGTCAATCTTAAGCCCGATGTAGACGATGCGACGTTAGCGGCAGTGTTTGCCGACACGTATCGCCACGAACCTTTCGTCCACGTGTTGCCGGCCGGTCGTTTACCCGAGTTGCGTCACGTGCAGCATACCAATTATCTGGTTATCGGTCACCAGATGGTCGAACCGGGACGTGCCATTCTGGTTGCTGTTGTTGACAATCTGGGTAAGGGCGCTGCCGGGCAGGCGGTGCAGAATATGAATCTGATGCTGGGCTTCCCGGAGACGATGGGATTGGTGTAG
- a CDS encoding ABC transporter ATP-binding protein produces MASIKFDHVWKRFGDVTVLKNLDLDIADGEFLVLVGPSGCGKSTALRCLAGLEEITEGRIFIGDRDVTDVPPKDRDIAMVFQSYALYPHMSVYDNMAFGLKLRRVPKAEIDRRVKEAAEMLSIGHLLDRKPKALSGGQRQRVALGRAIVRDPAVFLMDEPLSNLDAKLRVQTRAEISKLHQRLKTTFIYVTHDQTEAMTMGSRIAVMRDGILQQIDTPQNLYDHPANMFVAGFIGSPAMNFFEARLERTDGGVSVVVGKEFVLPVPSSKLDHVSSHIGKTVYFGIRPEDLHDAHFVPRGVDERAKVRAAVNVVEPMGSEIYAYVENSGKEFIGRFDPRSSARTGHTMEVVFDMEKMHIFDRETEKALT; encoded by the coding sequence ATGGCCTCGATTAAGTTCGATCACGTCTGGAAACGCTTCGGCGACGTAACCGTCCTCAAGAATCTCGATCTCGACATCGCTGACGGTGAGTTTCTGGTACTGGTTGGCCCATCAGGATGCGGTAAGTCAACCGCTCTCCGCTGCCTAGCTGGCCTGGAAGAGATTACCGAAGGTCGCATCTTCATCGGCGACCGTGATGTGACCGATGTGCCACCCAAAGATCGCGACATTGCGATGGTCTTCCAGTCGTATGCGCTTTACCCCCACATGAGCGTCTACGACAACATGGCGTTTGGTCTCAAACTGCGCCGTGTGCCCAAAGCCGAAATTGACCGGCGTGTCAAAGAAGCGGCGGAAATGCTCAGCATCGGCCACCTGCTCGACCGTAAGCCCAAGGCGCTCTCCGGTGGTCAGCGCCAGCGCGTTGCGCTCGGCCGGGCTATCGTGCGCGACCCTGCTGTCTTCTTGATGGACGAGCCGCTCTCGAATCTCGATGCTAAACTCCGTGTGCAGACCCGCGCCGAGATCAGCAAACTTCACCAGCGCCTCAAAACGACCTTCATCTATGTAACCCACGACCAGACCGAGGCCATGACGATGGGGTCGCGCATTGCGGTGATGCGTGACGGTATCTTGCAGCAGATTGACACGCCTCAGAACCTTTACGACCATCCGGCGAACATGTTCGTAGCCGGCTTTATCGGTAGCCCGGCGATGAACTTCTTTGAGGCGCGTCTTGAACGGACTGATGGCGGTGTCAGTGTTGTTGTAGGGAAAGAGTTTGTGCTGCCGGTACCATCCAGCAAGCTCGATCACGTGAGCAGCCACATTGGGAAGACCGTCTATTTCGGCATTCGCCCTGAAGACCTGCACGATGCCCACTTCGTCCCGCGTGGCGTTGATGAGCGGGCCAAGGTGCGCGCTGCCGTCAACGTGGTTGAACCGATGGGTTCAGAGATTTACGCATACGTGGAAAACAGCGGTAAAGAGTTCATCGGTCGCTTCGATCCACGCTCGAGCGCCCGCACCGGCCATACGATGGAAGTGGTATTCGATATGGAGAAGATGCACATCTTCGACCGCGAGACGGAAAAAGCGTTGACATAA
- a CDS encoding LacI family DNA-binding transcriptional regulator, whose product MATIKDVARRAQVSTATVSYVLNGTGVVSEATRARVLAAVAELGYQPNHSARALRTRSHTIGVVAPGIAGRLADPGTAEMLAGVSEAATAAGYCLLIAAPTATESEEELALRLVRSGRVDGLIIVDLRRDDERPSLLTEAGVPVIAIGSPTSGVACPVVGFDLRNGAEQAIHHLTRLGHRRIALINFTSHLSISEPFYSGYVHALHAARLRRDAALIIEAGSSETDGVAAMQELLTLRHPPTAVLAASDTLAFGAMHAIRDAGLTVGVHVSVVGCDDLPLAAHTYPPLTTLRAPRRELGMTVTRHLIAQIERRQVPTVTLLPLRLMIRHSTATPSQMSG is encoded by the coding sequence GTGGCTACGATCAAAGATGTTGCCCGCCGTGCGCAAGTCTCGACCGCGACCGTCTCTTACGTCTTGAACGGAACCGGCGTTGTGAGTGAAGCCACACGCGCACGAGTGCTTGCAGCCGTTGCCGAGCTAGGGTATCAACCTAACCACAGTGCCCGCGCCCTCCGCACCCGTTCACATACTATCGGTGTGGTCGCTCCCGGCATTGCCGGACGCCTGGCCGACCCAGGGACAGCCGAAATGCTGGCCGGGGTAAGCGAAGCGGCAACTGCCGCCGGGTATTGTCTGTTGATCGCCGCGCCGACCGCTACCGAATCGGAAGAGGAGCTGGCGCTACGTCTCGTGCGCAGCGGGCGGGTTGACGGTCTGATCATCGTTGATCTTCGTCGCGACGATGAGCGGCCATCACTGCTGACGGAAGCGGGGGTACCGGTGATTGCAATTGGTTCACCAACATCGGGTGTCGCTTGTCCGGTGGTCGGCTTCGATCTGCGTAACGGCGCCGAGCAGGCCATCCATCACCTTACCCGCTTGGGTCATCGCCGCATTGCCCTGATCAACTTTACTTCTCATCTTTCCATCAGCGAACCGTTCTATAGCGGTTACGTTCATGCTCTCCACGCCGCCAGACTACGTCGTGACGCTGCTCTGATTATCGAAGCCGGGAGTAGCGAGACCGATGGCGTTGCGGCGATGCAGGAGTTGCTGACACTGCGTCATCCGCCGACCGCAGTGCTGGCCGCTTCCGATACCCTTGCCTTCGGTGCAATGCACGCTATTCGCGACGCCGGTCTGACCGTCGGCGTGCATGTCTCAGTTGTTGGTTGTGACGATCTCCCGCTGGCGGCCCATACCTATCCTCCGCTTACAACGCTGCGCGCCCCACGGCGTGAACTTGGTATGACCGTAACTCGCCATCTGATCGCGCAGATCGAACGGCGGCAGGTGCCGACAGTCACTCTACTCCCGTTGCGTCTGATGATCCGTCACTCGACCGCTACACCCTCACAGATGAGCGGCTGA
- a CDS encoding YbaY family lipoprotein — protein sequence MKNWQIAALFMIIGLVLWLSPASTMAQSPASLTGIVTYRERVRLPADALVVLQIAEVTPAGTGGRVIVEQTFATGGAQPPFRFNLLYDPSIIDAGRVYTLQGRILSGGRTLFTTASLIPVITGNAPRSDIQVVMGAVRGATLPPAGSELWLIGVALILGTLGTVMHVVRLAWRR from the coding sequence ATGAAGAATTGGCAGATCGCTGCTCTTTTCATGATCATTGGGCTAGTGCTGTGGCTATCGCCTGCATCAACGATGGCGCAATCGCCAGCCAGCCTGACCGGTATCGTGACTTACCGCGAGCGGGTGCGTCTTCCAGCCGATGCGCTGGTTGTTCTACAAATTGCCGAAGTTACGCCTGCCGGCACCGGTGGACGGGTCATTGTCGAACAAACTTTCGCAACTGGCGGCGCCCAACCTCCATTTCGCTTTAACCTCCTCTACGATCCGTCAATTATTGATGCCGGTCGCGTCTACACGCTGCAAGGACGTATTCTATCCGGTGGACGTACGCTGTTTACGACTGCCAGTCTGATTCCGGTCATTACGGGTAACGCACCAAGGAGTGATATTCAGGTCGTGATGGGCGCCGTGCGGGGGGCAACGCTTCCCCCTGCCGGAAGTGAACTCTGGTTAATTGGCGTAGCCCTCATTCTGGGCACTCTTGGGACTGTCATGCACGTAGTACGATTAGCCTGGCGACGGTGA
- a CDS encoding caspase family protein, whose translation MTKRALIIGVNRSENDPTFVALRSAERDANDLASALHDCGFAVQSLIGQQAKTAAIREAVARLRKQAHGESDLFIAFSGHGAWIPVAGHPDGTTFLVSADYESEIATDDPNYYLSLDWWYTQLLAWDKPRSVVLVLDCCFAGNVAQAAERRSIGDAIEQHFRGVTVPTGRLRAYLAATVPGEKAYEDDRGGLLTQTVVACLRDKDRSGDGLLTVPVLIDAVKKQHSEHFHPFAEYKGDYHWVLADHREARRAAREMQQAEQRRAEAQQRLARWQSPHSTARCNELLRGFVGRVNELAQLLAEIEKLRASGGYLLVTGVAGQGKSSILAKLIKHRERESEPTPAYFIRFTPGPSEQAALLGHLIAELLTLVKREADALTYLPDGDNVVALRNSFETLLSNLAADRPLTLVIDGLDQIQPDQRIGQRDLSFLPEQLPPGVVLVIGTRPDDTLKPLRLRTPYREYCLPPLSEADFGELLRDRGVTLSAHEQSELYLALHGNAFDLAYLVQEIRQTPVTDIAALLQRVIANPRDLFTPTLERLQLDWNLWEKVLRPLLGILLVAQEPLSRNALREILNVFQDRIQTAIERLGGLLGVRDVQGQPRYGLIHLKLIDYLRTQTFAADELIASHAQIAAWCSRDLAHLWQPSPELVEQERRAYGQTHLVTHLTAAQKYDDVWKLLDDDEYGAAKRRADPSLRAYITDLDRVRQAMADASDHNRQQMAAWPARLWRYSLLRVSLTSSVDRWPTELFTALVALGQGAEARDRAELLSDPQKRAKVLTAVGRALLERGAAGGLAALRRARAAAAAIADPRERAEALGALAQALAQAGQWEAARQTADAIADPFWRYEALGALAQALAQAGDDAAARQTFAAARQTAAAIADPRERAEALGALAQALAQAGQWEAARQTAKAIDLLFWRAKALGGLAQALAQAGQWEAARQTAAAIADPFWHAWALNGLAQALAQAGQWEAARQTAAAIADPFWRAAALGGLARALAQAGQWEAALQTAEAIADPFWRAEALSGLARALAQAGQWEAVRAAAAIADPRERAEALGALAQALAQAGQWEAARQTAAAIADPDKRAWALGALAQALAQAGQWEAARQTAAAIADPEKRAEALGALAQALATAGDDAAAQQTFAAARTAAEAIADPDKRAWALGALAQALAQAGQWEAARQTAAAIADPFWRAAALGALAQALAQAGDNAAAQQTFAAARQTVAAIADPRKRAEALGGLAQAGQWETARTARQTAAAIADPRKRAEALGALVRALAQAGQWEAARQTAAAIADPEKRAEALGALAQALATAGDDAAAQQTFAAARQTAAAIADPFWCAKALGGLARALAQAGWWEAARQTAEAIDLLCWRAKALGGLAQALAQAGLWEAALQTAAAIADPFWRAKALGGLARALAAAGDAPAAKQTSAAARTTVAAIADPLRRAKVLRMLTQALTKARQWDAARAAALAIADPFWRAEALRALAQALVHEQQWAEARQTFAAAQQTAKKIAAPEERAKALGVLAQALARAGQWEDARQTADAIADPFCRYEALGVLAQALAQAGQWEAARQTAAVIAEGFSHAAALGALAQALAQAGQWEAARQTAEVIDSPVWRAEALGALAQALAQAGDDAAARQTFAAARTTAEAITDPGKRAKALGALAQALAQAGDDAAAQQTFAAARTTADAIADLRERAAALGGLAQALIRTGQIDDAVALLVRAWAQAQIIDELTELFVVDSSLLRAYPTLGGDLLEAFDWVERVVRAA comes from the coding sequence ATGACTAAACGCGCCCTTATTATTGGGGTCAACAGATCGGAAAACGACCCAACCTTTGTTGCCCTGCGCAGCGCTGAACGTGATGCGAATGATCTGGCGAGCGCACTGCATGACTGCGGTTTCGCGGTGCAATCGCTGATCGGGCAACAGGCGAAGACGGCTGCAATTCGCGAGGCAGTTGCCAGATTGCGAAAGCAGGCTCATGGTGAGAGTGATCTCTTCATAGCCTTTTCTGGTCACGGGGCCTGGATTCCGGTGGCTGGACACCCCGATGGTACGACCTTCCTGGTCAGTGCCGATTACGAGAGCGAGATCGCTACCGACGACCCCAACTACTACCTCTCCCTCGACTGGTGGTATACCCAGTTGCTCGCCTGGGATAAGCCGCGCAGTGTGGTGCTGGTGCTCGATTGCTGCTTTGCCGGTAATGTCGCACAGGCCGCCGAGCGGCGATCTATCGGCGATGCGATTGAACAGCACTTTCGCGGCGTCACCGTTCCAACCGGACGCCTGCGGGCGTATCTAGCGGCAACTGTACCGGGCGAGAAAGCCTATGAAGATGACCGTGGCGGATTGTTGACGCAGACGGTGGTGGCGTGTCTGCGCGATAAGGACCGCTCCGGTGATGGGCTGCTCACCGTGCCGGTGTTGATCGATGCGGTAAAAAAGCAACACTCCGAACATTTCCATCCCTTCGCCGAGTATAAAGGCGATTATCATTGGGTGCTCGCCGATCACCGCGAAGCCCGGCGAGCGGCACGAGAGATGCAGCAGGCTGAGCAACGGCGTGCCGAGGCGCAACAGCGACTCGCACGCTGGCAATCACCGCACAGCACTGCCCGCTGCAACGAGTTGCTGCGTGGCTTCGTCGGAAGAGTGAACGAATTAGCGCAACTGTTGGCTGAAATCGAGAAGCTGCGCGCCAGCGGCGGCTATTTACTGGTGACCGGTGTTGCCGGGCAGGGCAAGAGCAGCATTCTGGCCAAACTGATCAAACACCGCGAGCGCGAGTCTGAACCAACCCCCGCCTACTTCATCCGCTTTACCCCTGGGCCTTCAGAACAGGCTGCGCTGCTCGGCCATCTGATCGCCGAACTGCTGACCCTGGTCAAACGCGAGGCCGATGCGCTGACCTACCTGCCCGACGGCGACAATGTGGTGGCGTTGCGTAACAGTTTCGAGACGCTGCTGAGCAATCTAGCTGCTGATCGTCCGCTGACGCTGGTGATTGACGGGCTAGACCAGATTCAACCCGATCAGAGGATCGGACAGCGCGATCTGAGCTTCCTGCCCGAACAGCTACCGCCCGGTGTGGTGCTGGTGATCGGTACCCGTCCTGACGACACACTGAAGCCGCTCAGGTTACGCACCCCGTACCGCGAATATTGCCTGCCACCGCTGAGCGAAGCCGACTTTGGCGAGCTGCTGCGTGATCGCGGCGTGACGCTCAGCGCGCATGAGCAATCGGAACTCTACCTTGCGCTCCACGGCAATGCCTTCGACCTGGCCTACCTTGTGCAGGAGATACGCCAGACACCGGTCACCGACATCGCCGCGCTGCTCCAACGGGTGATTGCCAACCCACGCGACCTGTTCACGCCAACGCTGGAACGGTTGCAGCTCGATTGGAACCTGTGGGAAAAGGTGCTGCGTCCCCTGCTGGGTATCCTGCTGGTGGCCCAGGAACCGCTCAGCCGCAATGCGCTGCGCGAGATTCTTAACGTCTTTCAGGATCGTATCCAAACCGCGATTGAGCGCCTGGGGGGCCTGCTCGGTGTGCGCGATGTACAGGGACAACCGAGGTACGGGTTGATCCACCTGAAACTGATCGACTACCTGCGCACGCAGACGTTCGCCGCTGACGAACTGATCGCCAGTCATGCCCAGATCGCAGCGTGGTGCAGTCGTGATCTGGCGCATCTCTGGCAACCATCGCCTGAACTTGTCGAACAGGAACGACGTGCCTACGGGCAGACCCACCTGGTCACACACCTGACAGCCGCGCAGAAGTATGACGACGTCTGGAAACTGCTGGACGATGACGAGTACGGTGCAGCGAAGCGGCGGGCTGACCCCAGTCTGCGGGCGTACATTACCGACCTTGACCGGGTGCGGCAGGCAATGGCGGATGCGTCGGATCACAACCGGCAGCAGATGGCGGCATGGCCGGCGCGGCTCTGGCGCTACAGCCTGCTGCGGGTCAGCCTGACGAGCAGCGTTGACCGGTGGCCGACGGAACTGTTCACCGCGCTGGTGGCATTGGGGCAGGGCGCCGAAGCGCGTGATCGGGCCGAGTTGCTAAGTGATCCGCAAAAACGGGCAAAAGTGCTGACCGCAGTGGGGCGGGCGTTGCTGGAACGCGGCGCTGCCGGCGGCTTGGCGGCGCTCCGTCGCGCCCGCGCCGCCGCCGCGGCGATTGCCGACCCCCGCGAGCGCGCCGAGGCCCTGGGCGCGCTGGCGCAGGCGCTGGCGCAAGCGGGGCAGTGGGAGGCGGCCCGGCAGACCGCCGATGCGATTGCCGACCCCTTCTGGCGCTACGAGGCCCTGGGTGCGCTGGCGCAGGCGCTGGCGCAAGCGGGCGATGACGCCGCAGCCCGCCAGACCTTCGCCGCTGCCCGGCAGACCGCCGCGGCGATTGCCGACCCCCGCGAGCGCGCCGAGGCCCTGGGCGCGCTCGCGCAGGCGCTGGCGCAAGCGGGGCAGTGGGAGGCCGCCCGGCAGACTGCTAAGGCCATTGACTTACTCTTTTGGCGCGCCAAAGCCCTGGGCGGGCTGGCGCAGGCGCTGGCGCAAGCGGGGCAGTGGGAGGCGGCCCGGCAGACCGCCGCGGCGATTGCCGACCCCTTTTGGCACGCCTGGGCCCTGAACGGGCTAGCGCAGGCGCTGGCGCAAGCGGGGCAGTGGGAGGCGGCCCGGCAGACCGCCGCGGCGATTGCCGACCCCTTTTGGCGCGCTGCGGCCCTGGGCGGGCTGGCGCGGGCGCTGGCGCAAGCGGGGCAGTGGGAGGCCGCCCTACAGACCGCCGAGGCGATTGCCGACCCCTTTTGGCGCGCCGAGGCCCTGAGCGGGCTGGCGCGGGCGCTGGCGCAAGCGGGGCAGTGGGAGGCCGTCCGCGCTGCCGCGGCGATTGCCGACCCCCGCGAGCGCGCCGAGGCCCTGGGCGCGCTGGCGCAGGCGCTGGCGCAAGCGGGGCAGTGGGAGGCGGCCCGGCAGACCGCCGCGGCGATTGCCGACCCTGATAAGCGCGCTTGGGCCCTGGGCGCGCTGGCGCAGGCGCTGGCGCAAGCGGGGCAGTGGGAGGCCGCCCGGCAGACCGCCGCGGCGATTGCCGATCCCGAAAAGCGCGCCGAGGCCCTGGGTGCGCTGGCGCAGGCGCTGGCGACAGCAGGTGATGACGCCGCAGCCCAACAGACCTTCGCCGCCGCCCGCACTGCCGCCGAGGCGATTGCCGACCCTGATAAGCGCGCTTGGGCCCTGGGCGCGCTGGCGCAGGCGCTGGCGCAAGCGGGGCAGTGGGAGGCCGCCCGGCAGACCGCCGCGGCGATTGCCGACCCCTTTTGGCGCGCTGCGGCCCTGGGCGCGCTGGCGCAGGCGCTGGCGCAAGCGGGCGATAACGCCGCAGCCCAACAGACCTTCGCTGCCGCCCGGCAGACCGTCGCAGCGATTGCCGACCCCCGCAAGCGCGCCGAGGCCCTGGGCGGGCTGGCGCAAGCGGGGCAGTGGGAGACGGCCCGGACGGCCCGGCAGACCGCTGCAGCGATTGCCGACCCCCGCAAGCGCGCCGAGGCCCTGGGCGCGCTGGTGCGGGCGCTGGCGCAAGCGGGGCAGTGGGAGGCCGCCCGGCAGACCGCCGCGGCGATTGCCGACCCCGAAAAGCGCGCCGAGGCCCTGGGTGCGCTGGCGCAGGCGCTGGCGACAGCAGGTGATGACGCCGCAGCCCAACAGACCTTCGCCGCCGCCCGGCAGACCGCCGCAGCGATTGCCGACCCCTTTTGGTGCGCCAAAGCTCTGGGCGGGCTGGCGAGGGCGCTGGCGCAAGCGGGGTGGTGGGAGGCTGCCCGGCAGACTGCTGAGGCCATTGACTTACTCTGTTGGCGCGCCAAAGCTCTGGGCGGGCTGGCGCAGGCGCTGGCGCAAGCTGGGCTGTGGGAGGCCGCTCTACAGACCGCCGCGGCGATTGCCGACCCCTTTTGGCGCGCCAAAGCCCTGGGCGGGCTGGCGAGGGCGCTGGCAGCAGCGGGCGATGCACCAGCAGCCAAGCAGACCTCTGCCGCCGCCCGCACGACCGTCGCAGCGATTGCAGACCCCCTTCGACGCGCCAAGGTGCTGCGCATGCTGACGCAGGCGCTGACCAAGGCCCGGCAGTGGGACGCTGCCCGCGCTGCCGCTCTTGCGATTGCTGACCCTTTTTGGCGTGCCGAGGCCCTGCGCGCCCTAGCGCAGGCGCTGGTTCACGAGCAACAGTGGGCAGAGGCTCGGCAGACCTTTGCCGCCGCTCAGCAGACTGCCAAGAAGATTGCTGCCCCTGAAGAGCGCGCCAAGGCCCTGGGTGTGCTGGCGCAGGCGCTGGCGCGAGCGGGGCAGTGGGAGGATGCCCGGCAGACCGCCGATGCGATTGCCGACCCCTTCTGTCGCTACGAGGCCCTGGGTGTGCTGGCGCAGGCGCTGGCGCAAGCGGGGCAGTGGGAGGCCGCCCGGCAGACCGCCGCGGTGATTGCCGAAGGCTTTTCGCACGCTGCGGCCCTGGGTGCGCTGGCGCAGGCGCTGGCGCAAGCGGGGCAGTGGGAGGCCGCCCGGCAGACCGCCGAGGTGATTGACAGCCCCGTATGGCGCGCCGAGGCCCTGGGCGCGCTGGCGCAGGCGCTGGCGCAAGCAGGCGATGACGCCGCAGCCCGCCAGACCTTCGCCGCCGCCCGCACCACCGCCGAAGCGATTACCGACCCTGGAAAGCGCGCCAAGGCCCTGGGCGCGCTGGCGCAGGCGCTGGCGCAAGCAGGCGATGACGCCGCAGCCCAACAGACCTTCGCCGCCGCCCGCACCACCGCCGATGCGATTGCCGACCTCCGCGAGCGCGCCGCGGCCCTGGGCGGGCTGGCGCAGGCGTTGATCCGCACCGGTCAGATTGACGATGCGGTGGCGCTGCTGGTCAGAGCGTGGGCGCAGGCGCAGATCATTGACGAGTTGACCGAACTGTTTGTGGTTGATAGCTCGTTGCTGCGTGCGTATCCGACGCTGGGCGGCGATCTGCTAGAGGCGTTTGACTGGGTGGAGCGGGTGGTGCGTGCCGCTTGA
- a CDS encoding glycoside hydrolase family 31 protein has translation MQHTIHGPSGAVTFDARGQMTFTYKGRPVLICGGVVAHVYGADVPVRGVISADMGERQARIHYATARPEIVLRLVIESTPSGFRLSWSGTPRLPALRVEWRLDPGRPWYGMGERVIQHWPLDSGTVLSDPFEPTDHGRDGTLNIVTPFWLNAAGAALLLEEGDGELAVTMNRDGDGLLRITVREAAPPPTLGFDERYAAPGPELVGHVILAAHAPAAFASALPLLGRPTAAPPLELFARPIWTTWAQYKMAVTQRDVVEFATQIVARGYPFSVLEIDDRWQRGYGAYVFDPRKFPDPRGMVDELHAAGFKVTLWTPVFFDPRDPAFAVAARRGYLIRHPADNSPYLVRWWQGYGGVLDLTNPEAVAWWLSELRSLQAETGVDGFKFDAGEANFIPPDAICYAREPRRRYADRYTEFVADHFAYTEVRTGWRGQRRGILFREWDKWSRWGIDNGLHSVLTQALTLSICGFPFVLPDMIGGNAYQGEVPDGELMVRWTQLCALLPTMQFSLPPWQYGSEVDAICRQYAQLHVHLAPYLATLIEENLRDGTPLVRPLFWHAPSDHDALYCDDQFLLGARYLVAPVVQPGQRQRDVYLPDGVWRDYWSGAIYQGPVRLANVPAPLERMPLFERVEG, from the coding sequence ATGCAGCACACGATCCATGGTCCATCTGGCGCAGTGACCTTTGATGCTCGCGGTCAGATGACGTTTACGTATAAGGGGCGGCCTGTTTTGATCTGCGGCGGGGTTGTTGCCCATGTCTACGGCGCCGATGTGCCGGTGCGTGGAGTAATCAGTGCTGATATGGGTGAACGACAGGCTCGGATTCACTACGCGACTGCACGCCCAGAAATAGTACTCCGCCTGGTGATTGAGAGTACACCTTCCGGCTTCCGGCTAAGCTGGTCTGGTACACCCCGGTTGCCTGCGCTGCGGGTAGAGTGGCGCCTTGATCCGGGACGGCCATGGTACGGAATGGGTGAACGGGTGATTCAGCATTGGCCGCTCGACAGTGGAACGGTGCTCTCGGATCCGTTCGAGCCAACAGATCACGGACGGGATGGGACGCTCAATATCGTGACTCCATTTTGGCTGAATGCCGCCGGCGCTGCGTTGCTGCTCGAAGAGGGTGACGGTGAGCTGGCAGTGACGATGAATCGTGATGGTGATGGTCTGTTACGCATCACCGTCCGTGAAGCTGCACCACCGCCCACCCTGGGCTTCGACGAACGCTATGCTGCCCCCGGCCCGGAACTGGTCGGTCACGTTATTTTGGCGGCGCATGCCCCGGCAGCGTTTGCATCCGCTTTGCCACTGCTGGGGCGACCGACTGCGGCCCCACCACTCGAGCTGTTTGCGCGACCAATCTGGACGACCTGGGCGCAGTATAAGATGGCAGTAACCCAGCGCGATGTGGTAGAGTTCGCCACTCAGATCGTGGCGCGTGGCTATCCCTTCTCGGTGCTTGAAATTGATGATCGCTGGCAGCGTGGTTATGGGGCGTATGTGTTCGATCCGCGTAAGTTCCCTGACCCACGCGGCATGGTTGATGAATTGCACGCCGCCGGTTTCAAGGTGACATTGTGGACACCGGTCTTTTTTGATCCGCGTGATCCGGCCTTTGCGGTCGCGGCCCGGCGTGGCTATCTGATCCGCCATCCTGCCGATAATTCACCGTACTTGGTACGCTGGTGGCAGGGCTATGGCGGGGTGCTCGATCTCACCAACCCAGAAGCAGTTGCCTGGTGGCTGAGTGAATTACGCTCATTGCAGGCCGAAACCGGCGTTGATGGCTTCAAGTTTGATGCCGGGGAAGCAAATTTCATCCCGCCTGACGCCATCTGTTATGCGCGTGAGCCGCGCCGTCGGTATGCCGACCGCTATACCGAGTTTGTTGCCGATCACTTTGCCTATACTGAGGTGCGGACTGGCTGGCGTGGACAGCGGCGCGGTATTCTCTTTCGGGAATGGGACAAATGGAGCCGCTGGGGGATCGATAACGGTCTGCACAGTGTCCTTACTCAGGCATTGACCTTGAGTATCTGCGGTTTCCCGTTTGTGTTGCCGGATATGATTGGCGGTAATGCGTACCAGGGGGAAGTACCCGATGGCGAGTTGATGGTTCGTTGGACGCAATTGTGTGCTCTGTTGCCCACAATGCAGTTTAGCCTCCCGCCGTGGCAGTACGGGAGCGAGGTTGATGCGATCTGCCGCCAATACGCCCAACTCCACGTTCATCTGGCGCCGTACCTGGCAACGTTGATCGAGGAAAATCTCCGTGACGGTACGCCATTAGTTCGTCCGCTCTTCTGGCATGCCCCGTCAGATCACGATGCGCTCTACTGTGATGACCAGTTTCTCCTTGGGGCGCGCTACCTGGTTGCGCCGGTCGTGCAGCCTGGTCAGCGACAGCGTGATGTGTACTTGCCAGACGGTGTCTGGCGTGATTACTGGAGCGGAGCAATCTATCAGGGACCGGTTCGGCTAGCAAACGTACCGGCGCCACTCGAGCGGATGCCGTTGTTTGAGCGGGTGGAGGGCTAA